From Coccinella septempunctata chromosome 4, icCocSept1.1, whole genome shotgun sequence, a single genomic window includes:
- the LOC123311742 gene encoding uncharacterized protein LOC123311742, translating to MSSKLTRANLLRQTAYSRLKEAQEIGIQASTNESYKSQFLARADEIEGAYEDFRSSHNTIIGLISDEEFSEYDKLRIAADQAYYYVKSIKHDLLLKNSAGTSSNTSSKTSLQPCKPSARIPKLSIPTFSGNFRDWPSFFDLFKSIIHENTDLSDVEKFRYLLTSLSHEPLALIKGIPLIDANYKIAYEILEKRYQNKRILASQYYNDIFNAQPVQKPTSVKLRHLLNIFTENVAALRVLDFPVDHWDFLLFNMLMNKLDVKTRTDFELENSVNHEIPTYRQLVTFLERQCTALESVQFTTSNLQYANSGIPQRVSRAPSRGPVASFVASESQPGPSGQSTKCFLCSSSHPLYKCQSFLAKTPQERFSLVKQHNLCVNCLISPHSVRNCSSSHKCRICKLPHHTTLHFDKSSKGSSPSLQPSNQSEPVNSVGETQSIVPTSLVSTNSSTASTLTTILLSTCVIHVKDFNGNFQKIRILLDTGSMANFISDTCVRRLGLPRRRISIPVEGLNGMTSSTTQGTTSCLIKPCDQSGPTFSLEAIIIPKVCSNQPKFHINPRDLTHIHGLKLADPKFYQPGPIDMLIGAELVPFLLRSKRIFGGPNQPVALETIYGYVLQGRTSTSPQKCHLTSLHSSVDLNVDHILRRFWEVENVPQPPCVSPEDEICEKIYSSLTFREPTGRFSVPLPFRIQNPSFCDTYTQAYRRFCMLENRFLKNPNLKGKYVEFMTDYINREHMSPVPTSEFKSPTSYYISHHAIFKEQIENSSVIYKIRVVFDASLRDVQGVSLNDTLYTGPKLQKDISCLLLNFRYFRYCFTCDIKQMYRQINVNKEFWQFQKIIWRSDPSEPLREYYLRTVTYGVSCSPYLALKTLQELAKSEKARFPKAAKALEENFYIDDGLLGSDSVEDTRALQLELINLLREGGFELGKWAGNHPSLIQDFGSDVLTDCTFDKDEPSFIKVLGLKWNPKADVFSYSYYPLNKTCSKRSILSEVSRIFDPLGFVSPCLLLAKQLLQKLWQSHVSWDEELPEHIQRVWQQFKVELPGLGNIKIPRYFGFDRTSEVQIHGFCDASEIGYASVVYLRFWNSNSFKTTLVCAKCRVSPLKTQSIARLELLAALLLANLIAFVIESFKGIFTFNDIYVWSDSMIVLTWVTSSPHRWKTFIANRVRHIQEIISISSWHHVPSHLNPADCASRGLSPAQLSQFSLWWDGPEFLLKSEEHWPTQNNFHSSNGVEIPEERAPTVLLSKLITTENVILCLLSRFSSLPKIQRITAYILRFVSNGLKRNDISMFNLSISPQESDNALKYLIRVVQNDVFAEIRLKIKQNEVLPKPIRKLAPFIDQYGLLRVGGRLQKSPFSFDVKHPLLLPKVHRLTDLIIEWTHQTSLHPGLKTMQYLLLQRFWILSPRSAIYRCLSKCIRCFRCKPKSYNPFMGNLPSVRVTPLRAFTSVCLDFAGPFPLLMSKTRGAKTYKGYVCVFVCCSTRAIHFEVTSDLSSDTFLAAFRRFISRRGQCLSIRSDQGTNFKGAYNEMINLAQVTAETLSITWDFNPPSAPHFNGLAEAAVKSFKTHFYKVIGTQVLSYEEFYTLMTQIEAVLNSRPLCAVSTDPNDLQALTPGHFLVFEPLVSSIPNPDLSSLNINRLNRWQLIQRIQGDFWKRWSREYIHSLQERSKWSTSNPSLNENSLVLIKDDQQPPLRWPLARIMKLHHGDDGVARVVTLKTASGGTMQRPVVKVCPLPVH from the coding sequence ATGTCCAGCAAATTAACTAGAGCTAATTTACTGCGCCAAACAGCCTATTCGCGTTTAAAGGAAGCTCAAGAAATAGGCATTCAGGCATCAACAAATGAATCTTATAAATCGCAGTTTTTAGCCAGAGCTGATGAAATAGAAGGCGCTTATGAGGATTTTCGATCATCACACAATACAATCATTGGTTTAATTTCAGATGAAGAATTTTCAGAGTACGATAAACTCAGAATCGCGGCTGATCAGGCATATTACTACGTGAAATCAATTAAACatgatttgttattgaaaaattctgcgGGAACCTCTTCAAACACTTCATCAAAAACTAGTTTACAACCTTGCAAGCCTTCAGCCAGAATTCCCAAGCTTTCTATTCCAACATTTTCAGGCAATTTTCGAGATTGGCCTAGCTTTTTCGACTTATTCAAGAGCATCATTCATGAAAATACTGATTTGTCTGATGTTGAAAAGTTTCGTTATCTTTTAACATCCCTTAGTCACGAACCTTTAGCACTTATTAAAGGCATTCCTCTCATTGATGCAAATTATAAAATTGCATACGAAATTTTAGAGAAAAGATACCAAAATAAAAGAATACTTGCCAGTCAGTAttataatgatattttcaatGCCCAACCAGTACAGAAACCGACATCTGTGAAATTAAGACatcttttaaatatatttacggAAAATGTTGCCGCTTTACGTGTTCTCGATTTCCCTGTCGATCATTgggatttcttattatttaatATGCTTATGAACAAATTAGATGTTAAAACACGTACTGACTTCGAGTTAGAAAATAGTGTAAATCATGAGATTCCTACTTATCGACAGTTGGTTACCTTTTTAGAGAGACAATGTACAGCTTTGGAATCTGTACAATTCACTACTTCCAATTTGCAATATGCAAACAGTGGGATCCCTCAGCGGGTTTCCCGAGCCCCTAGTAGAGGGCCTGTGGCTAGCTTCGTTGCTTCCGAGTCCCAGCCTGGTCCATCTGGCCAAAGCACTAAGTGTTTTTTATGTTCGTCTTCTCATCCCTTATACAAATGTCAATCATTTCTAGCCAAAACTCCCCAAGAACGTTTTTCTTTGGTCAAACAACATAATCTATGCGTTAATTGTTTGATTTCTCCTCATTCTGTCAGAAATTGTAGTTCTAGTCATAAATGTAGAATTTGCAAATTACCACATCATACTACTCTGCATTTCGATAAATCATCAAAAGGTTCAAGTCCTTCACTTCAGCCATCCAATCAGAGTGAACCCGTCAACTCGGTGGGGGAAACTCAATCTATTGTTCCAACATCTCTCGTCAGTACAAACTCTTCTACGGCTTCAACATTAACAACGATTTTATTATCTACTTGTGTGATACATGTTAAGGATTTCAACGgaaatttccagaaaattcgCATACTTTTGGATACAGGGTCTATGGCAAACTTTATTTCCGACACTTGTGTTAGACGTTTGGGACTTCCTCGAAGAAGGATATCAATACCTGTGGAAGGGCTAAATGGGATGACATCATCCACCACTCAGGGTACAACTTCTTGCCTTATCAAGCCCTGTGATCAGTCTGGTCCAACTTTCTCTCTTGAAGCCATTATCATACCCAAGGTTTGTTCGAACCAACCCAAATTTCATATTAATCCTCGAGATTTGACTCATATTCATGGGCTCAAATTAGCGGACCCTAAATTTTATCAACCAGGTCCTATAGATATGCTTATAGGAGCTGAGTTAGTTCCTTTCCTTTTGAGGTCCAAACGAATTTTTGGTGGACCCAATCAACCGGTAGCCTTGGAGACCATCTATGGATACGTTCTTCAAGGACGAACCTCTACATCTCCTCAAAAATGCCATTTGACATCTCTTCATTCGTCTGTGGATTTAAATGTGGATCATATTTTGCGAAGGTTTTGGGAGGTCGAAAATGTCCCTCAACCTCCTTGTGTATCACCTGAGGATGAAATTTGcgagaaaatttattcttccttgACTTTTCGGGAGCCTACAGGCAGATTCTCAGTTCCTCTTCCTTTCCGAATACAGAATCCGTCTTTCTGTGATACCTACACTCAGGCCTATAGAAGATTTTGTATGCTTGAAAATCGATTCCTGAAAAATCCAAACCTCAAAGGAAAATACGTGGAATTCATGACAGATTATATCAACAGAGAGCATATGAGTCCAGTCCCAACATCAGAATTTAAATCCCCTACTTCATACTATATTTCACATCATGCAATTTTCaaagaacaaattgaaaattcttccGTTATTTACAAAATTCGAGTAGTATTCGACGCCAGTTTACGTGACGTTCAAGGTGTTTCTCTGAATGATACTCTGTATACTGGACCCAAGCTTCAAAAAGATATATCTTGTCTCCTACTTAATTTTCGCTACTTTCGTTACTGCTTTACTTGCGATATCAAACAAATGTACCGCCAAATCAATGTAAATAAAGAGTTTTggcaatttcagaaaataatttggcGATCTGATCCTTCTGAGCCTTTAAGGGAATATTATTTACGAACAGTCACTTACGGTGTTTCGTGTTCACCGTATCTTGCTTTGAAAACGTTACAGGAGTTAGCCAAGTCCGAAAAGGCACGCTTTCCCAAAGCAGCCAAAGCCTTAGAAGAGAATTTTTATATTGATGACGGGCTCCTCGGTAGCGATTCCGTCGAAGATACTCGCGCTCTTCAATTGGAGCTCATTAATCTTTTAAGAGAAGGTGGTTTCGAACTGGGCAAATGGGCCGGTAATCATCCCAGTCTTATTCAAGATTTTGGGTCCGATGTGTTGACCGACTGCACATTCGATAAAGATGAACCTTCTTTCATCAAAGTCCTAGGTCTTAAATGGAATCCCAAGGCGGAtgtattttcatattcatactATCCTCTCAACAAAACCTGTAGCAAACGGTCGATTCTTTCCGAGGTTAGTAGAATATTTGACCCTTTGGGTTTCGTTTCTCCATGCTTGCTGCTTGCAAAGCAGCTTCTCCAAAAGTTGTGGCAATCCCACGTATCTTGGGACGAAGAGCTTCCTGAACACATACAGCGAGTGTGGCAACAATTCAAGGTAGAACTACCCGGTCTCGGTAATATAAAGATACCACGATACTTTGGCTTCGATAGGACTTCTGAAGTACAAATTCACGGTTTTTGTGATGCGTCCGAAATTGGCTATGCCAGTGTGGTATATCTCAGGTTCTGGAATTCCAATAGTTTTAAAACCACCCTTGTTTGCGCCAAATGTAGAGTATCTCCTCTGAAAACTCAATCAATCGCAAGATTGGAACTCCTAGCAGCTCTTTTACTTGCTAATCTCATAGCATTCGTGATAGAAAGTTTCAAAGGCATATTCactttcaatgacatatatgtCTGGTCAGATTCCATGATTGTTCTCACTTGGGTTACTTCGTCTCCGCATAGATGGAAAACATTTATTGCCAATCGCGTGAGACATATCCAAGAAATAATCTCCATTTCATCTTGGCATCATGTGCCTTCCCATCTGAACCCGGCAGATTGTGCAAGTCGTGGTTTATCACCGGCGCAACTTTCGCAGTTTTCCCTGTGGTGGGATGGTCcagaatttttgttgaaatctgaAGAGCATTGGCCTACTCAGAATAACtttcattcttcaaatggtGTTGAAATTCCGGAAGAAAGAGCGCCCACTGTTTTGTTGTCAAAACTCATTACCACGGAAAATGTTATTCTCTGTTTGCTTTCAAGATTCTCATCTCTTCCAAAAATACAGAGAATAACAGCATATATTTTGCGCTTTGTATCAAACGGATTGAAAAGGAATGATATCTCAATGTTTAACCTTTCTATTAGTCCTCAAGAAAGTGATAATGCGCTAAAGTATCTCATTAGGGTGGTTCAGAATGATGTTTTCGCCGAAATTAGGCTGAAGATTAAACAAAATGAGGTTTTACCAAAACCAATACGCAAGCTTGCTCCATTCATTGATCAATATGGTCTTTTAAGAGTTGGGGGACGATTGCAAAAATCACCATTTTCGTTCGACGTTAAGCATCCTTTACTTTTACCTAAAGTCCATAGACTCACGGATCTAATTATTGAATGGACTCATCAAACTTCTTTACACCCGGGCTTAAAGACAATGCAGTATTTATTACTTCAACGCTTCTGGATTCTTTCCCCTAGAAGTGCGATTTACAGATGTTTGTCAAAATGCATTCGTTGTTTTCGATGCAAACCCAAATCCTATAATCCATTCATGGGAAATTTACCGAGTGTAAGAGTAACTCCCTTACGCGCTTTCACCTCAGTTTGTCTCGACTTTGCCGGACCTTTTCCCTTACTGATGAGTAAGACTAGAGGTGCAAAAACGTACAAGGGCTACGTTTGTGTTTTCGTGTGTTGTAGCACAAGAGCCATTCATTTCGAGGTAACTTCCGACCTCAGTTCCGATACATTTTTGGCGGCATTTAGGAGATTCATATCTCGACGCGGACAATGTTTGTCAATTAGAAGTGATCAAGGCACCAATTTTAAAGGAGCTTATAATGAAATGATCAACCTAGCTCAAGTCACTGCTGAAACCCTCTCAATTACTTGGGATTTCAACCCACCAAGCGCACCACACTTTAACGGCTTAGCTGAAGCTGCGGTAAAATCTTTCAAAACCCACTTTTATAAGGTCATCGGTACCCAAgttttgagttatgaagaatTTTACACCCTTATGACTCAGATAGAGGCTGTGTTGAATTCTCGCCCTCTTTGTGCGGTTAGCACAGACCCAAATGACCTCCAAGCTCTAACCCCAGgtcattttttggtttttgagCCACTGGTCAGCTCCATTCCAAATCCTGACCTGAGCTCTTTAAATATAAATCGACTAAATCGTTGGCAGTTAATCCAACGCATTCAAGGCGATTTTTGGAAAAGGTGGTCCAGAGAATATATTCATTCGCTCCAAGAAAGATCAAAATGGTCTACATCCAACCCCTCACTTAATGAAAATTCGTTGGTTCTGATAAAAGACGACCAACAACCTCCTCTTCGTTGGCCTTTGGCCCGAATCATGAAATTACATCATGGTGATGATGGTGTTGCACGGGTTGTTACACTGAAAACAGCGTCCGGCGGCACTATGCAGCGTCCAGTGGTCAAAGTATGTCCACTGCCTGTTCATTAA